In one Mycobacteroides chelonae genomic region, the following are encoded:
- a CDS encoding sodium:proton exchanger: protein MQTTANVTTVPGALRRQLLRSVFITALFMAPALITRIGGLHPNPVVALVIYGAAVVAASFVLAWAAEAAQIDVSGGLAIAVLALIAVLPEYAVDLYYAYISGQVPEYGQYAAANMTGSNRLLMGLGWPVVVLIALAVARKTSGRPTNLLSLEPSNRIELGFLLVAGVVAFVIPASGQIHLVLGIALLAWFGFYLFTISRGEAEEPQLVGTAAAIGMLPKHMRRSTVITMFILAASIILLCAEPFANSLVSAGTQLGIDQFLLVQWLAPLASEAPEFIIAAIFAARGKGTAAIATLISSKVNQWTLLIGSLPIAHLAGGGGYSLVLDARQVEETLLTATQTMMGVALILALRFHRGTAWALLALFVIQFPITSTHGRLILCGVYAVLAVAGLIVNRRHVIATLRAPFSRSATPQLTVP from the coding sequence GTGCAGACCACCGCCAACGTGACCACCGTGCCCGGTGCGCTGCGCCGTCAGCTCCTGCGGTCGGTGTTCATCACGGCGTTGTTCATGGCGCCCGCACTGATCACTCGGATCGGTGGGTTGCATCCGAATCCGGTAGTAGCTCTCGTGATCTACGGCGCTGCGGTGGTAGCCGCCAGCTTCGTGTTGGCCTGGGCCGCGGAGGCCGCGCAGATCGACGTCTCCGGCGGCCTGGCCATCGCGGTGCTGGCCCTGATCGCAGTACTGCCCGAATACGCCGTCGATCTCTACTACGCCTACATCTCCGGCCAGGTCCCCGAGTACGGCCAATACGCCGCGGCGAACATGACCGGCTCGAACAGGTTGTTGATGGGACTGGGCTGGCCCGTTGTCGTTCTCATCGCACTCGCGGTGGCGCGCAAGACATCCGGTCGCCCCACCAACCTGCTGTCGCTGGAGCCTTCTAACCGCATCGAGCTTGGATTCCTGCTCGTGGCCGGGGTCGTGGCGTTCGTGATACCGGCAAGCGGCCAGATTCACCTCGTGCTGGGCATCGCACTACTGGCCTGGTTCGGGTTCTACCTGTTCACGATCAGCCGCGGCGAAGCCGAGGAACCGCAGTTGGTGGGCACCGCCGCAGCCATCGGCATGCTGCCCAAGCACATGCGCCGCAGCACCGTGATCACGATGTTCATTCTTGCCGCGTCGATCATCCTGTTGTGCGCAGAACCCTTCGCCAACAGCCTGGTAAGCGCCGGAACGCAACTGGGCATCGACCAGTTCCTGCTGGTGCAGTGGTTGGCGCCGCTGGCATCCGAAGCGCCCGAGTTCATCATCGCCGCGATTTTCGCCGCGCGGGGCAAGGGAACCGCCGCCATCGCCACCTTGATCTCGTCCAAGGTCAATCAGTGGACGCTCCTGATCGGTTCGCTCCCGATCGCCCATCTGGCGGGCGGTGGCGGCTACTCCCTGGTGCTCGATGCCCGTCAGGTCGAAGAAACCCTGCTGACCGCCACACAAACCATGATGGGTGTGGCCCTGATCCTCGCGCTGCGATTCCACCGGGGCACCGCGTGGGCGCTACTGGCATTGTTCGTGATCCAGTTCCCTATCACCTCGACCCATGGCCGGCTGATCCTCTGCGGCGTGTACGCCGTCTTGGCGGTCGCCGGCTTGATCGTCAACCGCAGGCACGTCATCGCGACACTTCGCGCGCCATTCAGCAGGTCCGCGACCCCACAGTTGACTGTGCCGTAG
- a CDS encoding S9 family peptidase: MLPKLITVEEFFDPPVRASASISPDGTKIAYLAPRKNRLNVWVQTLDDDNNAAARCVTYDETRSVTGFLWVDDPRWLLYVQDSGGDENWHLYRVDLDSPDTPALDLTPYPGVRLLGLEQPHGRPGKLFVQLNHRRIDQIDLYELDVASGELTMLAENPGNVMSWFCGPHHEVFTQSLTPEGDIEFSRYESGALESLVIYNGADYPVGMHPTQITPDGTGLWMGSSRDTDRTRLVRLDLATGEESVIDSHPSFDLSAALGLAPALIRHRKTGELLAVRYLGERQDIRVLDPDFAPVLEKLQELSDGDLAEISCDENGNRWVVSFTHDRDPGVTYFYDHEKGESRQLFRPYPHLDPATLAPMTPVTIASRDGLSLHSYLTLPVGVEPAGLPLVLVVHGGPWHRDSWGFDPSVQLLANRGYAVLQVNFRGSTGYGKAFTKAAIGEFAGKMHDDLIDAVDWAVKQGYADPSRVAIFGGSYGGYSALVGVTFTPDVFAAAIDYVGISNLANFMRTLPAFVRPNLTNNWYRYVGDPAVPEQEADMLARSPISRVDQIRTPLLVVQGANDVRVVQAESDNIVAALRARGVEVEYMVKKDEGHGFLNPENQVDLFLATERFLAQYLGGRQVS; encoded by the coding sequence GTGCTGCCCAAGCTCATCACCGTCGAGGAATTCTTCGATCCGCCGGTTCGCGCATCCGCATCGATCTCACCCGACGGCACCAAGATCGCGTACCTGGCACCGAGGAAGAACCGGCTCAACGTATGGGTCCAAACCCTCGATGACGACAACAACGCCGCCGCACGCTGTGTTACCTACGACGAAACACGCAGCGTCACAGGATTTCTCTGGGTCGATGACCCGCGCTGGCTGCTATACGTGCAGGACTCCGGTGGTGACGAGAACTGGCATCTATACCGGGTTGACCTGGACAGTCCCGACACCCCGGCTCTCGATCTCACTCCGTACCCCGGCGTGCGTCTACTGGGCCTGGAGCAGCCCCACGGCCGTCCCGGAAAACTATTCGTTCAGCTGAACCACCGCAGGATCGACCAAATCGACCTGTACGAGCTCGATGTCGCATCCGGCGAACTGACCATGCTCGCTGAAAACCCCGGCAACGTCATGTCCTGGTTCTGCGGCCCTCATCATGAGGTGTTCACCCAATCGCTGACACCTGAAGGCGATATCGAGTTCTCCCGATACGAGTCCGGGGCGCTCGAGTCTCTCGTCATATACAACGGCGCGGACTACCCGGTCGGCATGCACCCGACACAGATAACCCCGGACGGCACCGGGTTGTGGATGGGCTCAAGCCGCGATACCGATCGCACGCGTCTGGTCCGGCTCGACCTGGCCACCGGCGAGGAGTCGGTGATCGACAGCCACCCTTCGTTCGACCTCTCCGCTGCCCTAGGTCTGGCACCGGCGCTGATCCGGCATCGCAAGACCGGGGAGTTACTGGCCGTTCGCTATCTCGGTGAGCGGCAGGATATCCGGGTTCTGGATCCGGACTTCGCGCCGGTGCTGGAAAAGCTTCAGGAGCTCTCCGACGGCGACCTCGCGGAGATCTCGTGCGACGAGAACGGCAACCGTTGGGTGGTCAGCTTCACCCACGACCGGGATCCCGGTGTCACCTACTTCTACGACCATGAGAAGGGCGAAAGCAGACAGCTGTTCCGTCCGTACCCGCATCTGGATCCGGCGACGCTGGCGCCCATGACGCCCGTGACGATCGCCTCGCGCGACGGCTTGAGTCTGCACTCCTACCTGACGCTGCCCGTGGGTGTGGAACCCGCAGGACTACCCCTGGTGCTGGTGGTCCACGGCGGTCCGTGGCACCGTGACAGCTGGGGATTCGATCCGTCGGTGCAGCTCCTGGCCAACCGTGGATATGCAGTGCTGCAGGTCAACTTCCGCGGATCCACCGGCTATGGAAAGGCATTCACGAAGGCGGCCATCGGCGAGTTCGCGGGCAAGATGCACGACGATCTGATCGACGCCGTTGACTGGGCGGTCAAGCAGGGCTACGCCGATCCGAGCCGGGTCGCGATCTTCGGTGGCTCGTACGGAGGTTACTCCGCACTGGTCGGAGTCACCTTCACTCCTGATGTCTTCGCGGCCGCCATCGATTACGTGGGCATCTCCAACCTGGCCAACTTCATGCGCACCCTTCCCGCGTTCGTCCGTCCGAACCTGACCAACAACTGGTATCGCTACGTCGGCGATCCCGCGGTGCCGGAGCAGGAAGCCGATATGCTCGCCCGCTCGCCCATCAGCCGGGTGGATCAGATCCGCACCCCGTTGCTGGTTGTGCAGGGCGCCAACGATGTTCGTGTAGTCCAAGCGGAGTCCGACAACATCGTAGCCGCATTGAGGGCCCGTGGCGTCGAGGTCGAATACATGGTGAAAAAGGACGAGGGGCACGGGTTCTTGAACCCTGAAAACCAGGTCGACCTGTTTCTTGCGACGGAGCGATTCCTGGCTCAGTACCTGGGCGGACGGCAGGTGTCGTGA
- a CDS encoding DUF3159 domain-containing protein, protein MTEVVEFSDKPHNKPTLLEQVGGLSGLIYAGLPSVTFALGNSAFGLAGAIWISMATAGAIAAWRWLRNQPLQPAISGLLGVAISVVIAYQTGSAKGFFLMGIWTNLIGAVVFLVSVLVGWPLAGVIWHGFTGTGHRWRKDKPSRFAFTLATLTMAAVFASRFVVQEWLYAADSVGGLAIARIAMGYPLAGIALLVVIWAVRRSKSRASQFDSASAATDHDQ, encoded by the coding sequence GTGACCGAGGTCGTTGAGTTCTCAGACAAACCCCACAACAAGCCCACACTTCTCGAACAGGTCGGCGGACTATCCGGACTCATCTACGCCGGCCTACCGAGTGTGACTTTTGCACTGGGCAACAGTGCTTTTGGCTTGGCCGGTGCCATCTGGATATCCATGGCTACGGCGGGCGCCATCGCCGCGTGGCGGTGGTTACGCAACCAACCACTGCAGCCGGCAATCTCCGGGTTGTTGGGGGTGGCCATCTCGGTGGTCATCGCCTACCAAACCGGTTCGGCCAAGGGCTTCTTCCTGATGGGTATCTGGACCAACCTGATCGGCGCAGTCGTGTTCCTGGTCTCGGTCTTGGTGGGTTGGCCGCTAGCCGGAGTGATCTGGCACGGCTTCACCGGCACCGGGCACCGCTGGCGCAAAGACAAACCCTCGCGGTTCGCTTTCACACTGGCGACACTGACCATGGCGGCCGTTTTCGCCTCCAGATTTGTTGTGCAGGAATGGCTGTACGCCGCTGATTCGGTTGGCGGGCTGGCCATCGCACGCATCGCGATGGGCTATCCGCTCGCCGGAATAGCGCTTCTGGTGGTCATCTGGGCAGTACGGCGTTCGAAGAGCCGTGCATCTCAGTTTGATTCAGCCAGCGCGGCAACCGATCACGACCAATGA
- a CDS encoding restriction endonuclease: MRLRRFRRRAARRWHRLSRALVVLIIVVLAGPIIALAVWPGVLVYRNTADPALAALAQVGYLASPYAVYLILRGAGWCLRGLGDVMAQRHYEARLRRYMTMSGLSEIDEMSGVDFETFVAARMHGAGWHIETTSASSDYGVDLIATNRRDVVAVQCKRYSKTVGVRAVQEVVAGARHYDCTRTMVVSNQDFTRQAQALAATSKCELIGRDRLPRWLNQTEMHGSSNAVLPR; this comes from the coding sequence ATGAGGCTGCGGCGTTTCAGACGGAGGGCTGCTCGTAGGTGGCACCGTCTTTCGCGTGCACTGGTCGTGCTGATCATCGTGGTGCTTGCCGGGCCGATCATCGCGCTGGCTGTCTGGCCCGGTGTCCTGGTGTACCGGAACACGGCAGACCCCGCGCTTGCCGCGCTGGCACAGGTCGGTTATCTGGCTTCGCCGTATGCGGTGTATCTGATTCTGCGTGGAGCGGGATGGTGCCTGCGTGGGCTCGGCGATGTCATGGCGCAGCGTCATTACGAAGCCCGGCTGCGCAGGTATATGACAATGTCAGGACTTTCCGAGATCGATGAGATGTCTGGCGTCGATTTCGAGACCTTCGTGGCGGCTCGTATGCACGGAGCCGGATGGCATATCGAGACAACGTCGGCATCCAGTGATTACGGCGTAGATCTGATAGCCACCAATCGGCGTGACGTCGTCGCCGTCCAATGCAAGCGGTACTCGAAGACAGTGGGTGTCAGAGCCGTTCAAGAGGTCGTTGCGGGGGCGCGGCATTACGACTGCACCCGCACCATGGTGGTCAGCAATCAGGATTTCACCCGCCAGGCGCAGGCTCTGGCCGCGACCAGCAAGTGTGAACTCATTGGTCGTGATCGGTTGCCGCGCTGGCTGAATCAAACTGAGATGCACGGCTCTTCGAACGCCGTACTGCCCAGATGA
- the nei2 gene encoding endonuclease VIII Nei2 — protein sequence MPEGDTVFRTARRLGDALTGRVLTGCDIRVPRFATVDLSGERVDGVVARGKHLFIRAGWASIHSHLKMDGSWRIVSARESVPTWDHRIRAVLRTDDSVALGVSLGVLDVVKRGRESDIVGHLGPDLLGADWDPSVALERLMARADDELSSTLLDQRVMAGIGNVYSNELCFLAGMLPTSPVRDLTDPERFIERAHALLHANKDSYRRTTTGDPRPGRELWVYGRHGRPCRRCGTRITRDQALPRVTYWCPHCQR from the coding sequence ATGCCAGAAGGCGACACGGTTTTCCGAACGGCGCGGCGCCTGGGCGATGCGCTGACCGGCCGGGTGCTCACGGGCTGCGATATCCGTGTTCCACGTTTCGCGACCGTCGATTTGAGTGGAGAACGCGTGGACGGCGTGGTTGCGCGCGGAAAGCACCTGTTCATTCGCGCCGGCTGGGCCAGCATTCACTCGCATCTGAAGATGGATGGCAGCTGGCGAATCGTGTCCGCTCGGGAGTCCGTACCCACGTGGGACCATCGAATCAGAGCGGTACTGAGGACGGACGATTCGGTGGCCCTCGGAGTCAGCCTGGGTGTTCTGGATGTGGTCAAGCGGGGACGGGAAAGCGACATCGTGGGTCATCTGGGCCCGGATCTTCTTGGGGCAGATTGGGATCCGTCCGTCGCCTTGGAGCGATTGATGGCGCGAGCAGATGACGAGCTGAGTTCGACGCTTCTCGATCAGAGAGTCATGGCGGGTATTGGCAACGTGTATTCCAACGAACTGTGTTTTCTGGCCGGGATGCTGCCCACCTCACCGGTGCGGGACCTCACCGACCCCGAGCGATTCATCGAGCGTGCCCATGCGTTGTTGCATGCGAACAAGGACAGCTATCGCAGGACTACGACCGGTGATCCGCGCCCCGGCCGTGAACTGTGGGTTTACGGCCGGCATGGAAGGCCGTGCCGCCGTTGCGGAACCCGGATCACGCGCGATCAGGCCTTGCCGCGCGTGACATATTGGTGCCCCCATTGCCAGCGGTGA
- a CDS encoding bile acid:sodium symporter family protein gives MTWLAKLRIDGFLLGLFAAMGIGLLLPARGDAADVLDWATKIAIAVLFFLYGTRLEPREAIEGLKHWKLHTTVLAATYVLFPLLGLAMRLLVPSVLTNDLYTGVLYLCLLPSTVQSSIAFTSIARGNVAAAVVSASLSNMLGVFMTPVLVMLLMQTTGEATVSPTAILQIVVQLLLPFVAGQLLRPKLYRILSHTTLTKVVDRGSVYLVVYAAFSAGMVEHVWQGLQISRLLAVFAVSIVLLAVVLGVTAGAARLLRFDRADRIVVIFCGSKKSLATGLPMATVLFAGHPVGLIVLPLMIFHQIQLITCAALAGRWGRAQSSDAATAGDETVSAA, from the coding sequence GTGACGTGGCTGGCCAAACTCCGCATTGACGGATTCCTACTCGGACTGTTCGCTGCCATGGGGATTGGGCTGCTGCTCCCCGCGCGCGGCGACGCGGCCGATGTCCTGGACTGGGCAACCAAGATCGCCATCGCGGTGCTGTTCTTCCTCTACGGAACCCGATTGGAACCGCGCGAGGCGATCGAGGGCCTCAAGCACTGGAAACTGCACACCACGGTGTTGGCGGCGACCTATGTCCTGTTCCCCCTGCTGGGCCTGGCGATGCGGCTGTTGGTGCCCTCGGTGCTGACCAACGACCTCTACACCGGTGTGCTGTACCTGTGTCTGTTGCCCTCGACGGTGCAATCCTCGATCGCCTTCACATCCATCGCCCGCGGCAACGTGGCGGCCGCGGTGGTGAGCGCTTCGTTGTCGAATATGTTGGGCGTCTTCATGACTCCGGTCTTGGTGATGCTGCTGATGCAGACCACCGGGGAGGCGACGGTCTCGCCCACCGCGATCCTGCAGATCGTGGTGCAACTGCTGTTGCCTTTCGTCGCGGGCCAGTTGTTGCGCCCCAAGCTGTATCGAATCCTGTCCCACACCACGCTCACCAAGGTCGTCGATCGTGGATCTGTCTACTTGGTGGTCTACGCGGCCTTCAGCGCCGGGATGGTCGAGCATGTGTGGCAGGGTCTGCAGATCTCCCGCTTGTTGGCCGTGTTCGCGGTCAGCATCGTGCTGCTGGCGGTGGTGCTGGGTGTCACAGCGGGGGCCGCACGGCTACTACGGTTCGATCGGGCAGACCGCATTGTCGTGATCTTCTGCGGCTCCAAGAAGAGCTTGGCGACCGGATTACCCATGGCGACCGTGTTGTTCGCAGGTCACCCGGTGGGCTTGATCGTGCTGCCACTGATGATCTTCCACCAGATTCAACTGATCACCTGCGCGGCCCTAGCGGGACGGTGGGGACGGGCCCAGAGTTCCGATGCGGCAACCGCCGGAGACGAGACCGTCTCTGCTGCCTGA
- a CDS encoding LysR family transcriptional regulator, with amino-acid sequence MDVLDPELLRTFLTVERAGGFTAAGRILGLRQSTVSGHIARLEQSVGRELFRRDTRNLSLTADGAAMVGFARSILDAQSQADRYFASSELTGLIRLGASDDLVARELPDVLVEFQDSHPGVDLELVVGLSEYLKTRMTAGELDLMVAKRLPGEKHGELLWRDRLVWAGRPNTHDVRDPVPIVTYPPPSLTRHAALRALEREGRTWRITCVSDSQLGLRAAALAGMGVISHAESLLPEGLVTVRDDSLPDLGELEFVLVRRRSVLSEPEQALCDAIIASTHRLHR; translated from the coding sequence ATGGATGTGCTGGATCCTGAACTGCTGCGGACCTTCCTGACCGTCGAAAGAGCCGGGGGATTCACCGCTGCCGGACGTATTCTCGGGCTGCGCCAGTCCACCGTGAGCGGACATATCGCGCGGCTGGAGCAGTCCGTCGGCCGGGAGCTGTTTCGCCGCGATACCCGCAATCTGTCGTTGACCGCCGACGGTGCCGCGATGGTCGGCTTCGCCCGATCCATCCTGGACGCCCAGAGCCAGGCCGATCGCTACTTCGCGAGTTCAGAGCTGACCGGACTCATCCGGCTCGGCGCCTCCGATGACCTAGTGGCCCGCGAGCTGCCCGATGTCCTCGTCGAGTTTCAGGACTCCCACCCCGGTGTGGATCTGGAGCTGGTCGTGGGGCTCAGCGAGTACCTCAAGACACGCATGACCGCGGGCGAGCTGGATCTGATGGTGGCCAAGCGCCTGCCGGGTGAAAAGCATGGCGAATTGCTTTGGCGCGACAGGCTGGTGTGGGCTGGCCGGCCCAATACGCATGACGTGCGCGACCCGGTGCCCATCGTCACCTATCCCCCGCCGAGCCTGACGCGGCACGCGGCACTGCGCGCACTCGAGCGGGAAGGCCGCACCTGGCGCATCACCTGTGTGAGCGACAGTCAGCTGGGGCTTCGGGCAGCGGCCTTGGCAGGTATGGGCGTCATCTCACACGCCGAATCCCTTCTGCCCGAAGGCCTTGTCACGGTTCGCGATGACAGCCTGCCCGACCTTGGCGAGCTGGAGTTCGTACTGGTGCGTCGACGCAGCGTGCTGTCCGAACCCGAACAGGCGTTGTGTGACGCGATCATCGCCAGCACGCACCGGCTACATCGGTGA
- a CDS encoding NDMA-dependent alcohol dehydrogenase — protein sequence MKTTAAVLLEAGKPFELMELELDGPGEGEVLINYTVAGLCHSDLHLTDGDLPPRYPIIGGHEGAGIIEEVGHGVTKVKAGDHVVCSFIPSCGHCRYCSTGRQSLCDMGATILEGCMPDGTFRFHGAGIDFGQMCMLGTFAQRATISQYSVVKIDDWIPLETAVLVGCGVPTGWGSATYAGDVRPGDITVVYGIGGIGINAVQGAAQSGAKYIVAVDPVPFKRDMASKFGATHVFATAAEAAEKLNELSWGQGADQAIITVGVVNEEVVTAAFSAVGKGGTVVVTGLADPATLNVHVSGMEMVLFGKTIKGTLFGSANPQYDIVRLLRLYDAGQLQLDELVTATYRLEDINRGYQDLRDGKNIRGVIIH from the coding sequence GTGAAGACAACCGCCGCAGTGCTTTTGGAAGCCGGAAAGCCCTTCGAGCTTATGGAACTCGAGCTCGACGGCCCCGGTGAAGGTGAGGTGCTTATCAACTACACCGTCGCGGGACTGTGCCATTCAGATCTACACCTCACCGATGGCGACCTGCCACCCCGTTATCCGATCATCGGCGGACACGAGGGCGCGGGCATCATCGAGGAAGTCGGGCACGGGGTCACCAAGGTTAAAGCCGGTGATCACGTGGTCTGCAGTTTCATCCCCAGCTGCGGGCATTGCCGCTACTGTTCGACGGGGCGGCAGAGCCTGTGCGATATGGGAGCGACGATCCTAGAGGGCTGCATGCCCGATGGCACCTTTCGATTCCACGGCGCGGGAATCGATTTCGGACAGATGTGTATGTTGGGCACCTTCGCGCAGAGGGCCACGATCTCGCAATACTCAGTGGTGAAGATCGACGACTGGATTCCGTTGGAGACGGCGGTGCTGGTTGGGTGCGGTGTCCCTACCGGATGGGGCAGTGCGACCTATGCTGGTGACGTGCGACCCGGAGACATCACAGTGGTGTACGGAATCGGCGGGATCGGTATCAACGCAGTGCAAGGCGCGGCGCAGTCCGGTGCCAAGTACATCGTGGCCGTCGACCCGGTTCCGTTCAAACGGGACATGGCCTCCAAATTCGGTGCTACGCATGTCTTTGCCACCGCAGCAGAAGCCGCCGAGAAGCTCAATGAGCTCTCCTGGGGGCAGGGTGCGGACCAGGCGATCATCACCGTCGGGGTGGTGAACGAGGAGGTTGTCACGGCCGCATTTAGTGCCGTCGGTAAGGGTGGCACGGTCGTGGTGACGGGGCTGGCGGACCCGGCGACACTGAACGTGCATGTGTCGGGGATGGAAATGGTGCTCTTCGGCAAGACCATCAAAGGGACTCTTTTTGGTTCCGCCAACCCGCAATACGACATTGTGCGGTTGCTTCGACTTTACGATGCCGGCCAGCTGCAGCTCGATGAGTTGGTGACCGCCACGTATCGTCTGGAGGACATCAATCGGGGGTATCAGGATCTGAGGGATGGCAAGAACATTCGGGGAGTGATCATCCACTGA
- a CDS encoding saccharopine dehydrogenase family protein, with the protein MAGGQRVVFIGAAGEMCRLAIERFAVADGGWELALYDIRPELLDALVGKLPAGRATAARLDLYDVEALRAAVDGAALVVLGAGPYNRTAEPVMEACLEAVVPYLDFDDDIESTLHALSLHDRARSAGVPMYVGCGASPGITNVLAADAASELDSVENIDVYWVVGDERGSIGRAVLDHMLRVAAGPCMTWQNGGPVMRQSWEETRWTELGGGLGLTMVHETAHPEPVTLPRKYPDAKNIRCFGGLDPAPYNGLVRGVGLAVQKGQMSVTEAIDFLEALLTGKLGSVAGWRHALSGMCDLVRTGEATRSELIKFLALSAAGHVFPYKSGLKVEVTGLRNGIPTVASRRTSVAGTGAYLFTDMAAATGTACAAFMVVALDGGSDTRAGVFAPEEWAEPRAFYKALERVGVPSQELPAAVH; encoded by the coding sequence ATGGCCGGCGGACAACGAGTCGTCTTCATCGGCGCCGCGGGCGAAATGTGCCGTCTGGCCATCGAGCGGTTCGCGGTCGCCGACGGAGGCTGGGAGCTGGCGCTCTACGACATCCGTCCCGAGCTACTCGACGCGCTGGTCGGGAAGCTACCCGCCGGACGTGCCACGGCGGCCCGGCTCGACCTGTATGACGTCGAGGCGCTGCGCGCGGCAGTCGATGGCGCTGCCCTCGTGGTGCTCGGCGCCGGGCCGTACAACCGCACCGCAGAGCCCGTCATGGAGGCCTGTTTGGAGGCCGTTGTGCCGTACCTCGACTTCGACGACGATATCGAGAGCACCTTGCACGCACTGTCTTTGCACGACCGGGCTAGGTCGGCCGGTGTGCCTATGTACGTCGGATGCGGCGCCTCGCCCGGGATCACCAACGTCCTCGCCGCCGACGCCGCAAGCGAGCTGGACAGCGTCGAGAACATCGACGTGTATTGGGTGGTCGGGGACGAACGCGGCTCGATTGGCCGCGCGGTTCTCGACCACATGCTGCGCGTCGCGGCGGGTCCTTGTATGACATGGCAGAACGGCGGACCGGTGATGCGCCAGTCCTGGGAGGAGACCCGCTGGACAGAACTGGGGGGTGGGCTGGGTCTCACCATGGTGCACGAGACCGCGCACCCGGAGCCGGTGACCCTGCCACGAAAGTACCCTGACGCCAAGAATATTCGCTGCTTCGGCGGATTGGACCCGGCACCCTATAACGGCCTGGTCCGCGGTGTGGGGTTGGCCGTGCAAAAGGGCCAGATGTCTGTGACGGAGGCAATCGACTTCCTCGAGGCGCTACTGACCGGCAAGTTGGGCAGCGTGGCGGGATGGCGTCACGCGCTATCGGGAATGTGCGATCTGGTGCGCACCGGGGAGGCCACCCGTTCCGAGCTGATCAAATTCCTTGCCCTCTCGGCGGCCGGCCATGTGTTCCCTTACAAGTCCGGCCTCAAGGTCGAGGTGACGGGCCTGCGAAACGGGATACCCACGGTGGCTAGCCGCCGCACCTCGGTGGCCGGTACGGGCGCCTATCTGTTCACCGATATGGCCGCAGCCACCGGAACTGCCTGCGCGGCGTTCATGGTCGTGGCCCTCGACGGTGGATCGGACACTCGTGCAGGAGTTTTCGCACCAGAGGAGTGGGCCGAGCCGCGGGCGTTCTACAAGGCGCTCGAACGCGTCGGGGTGCCGAGCCAAGAATTGCCCGCCGCAGTGCATTAG
- a CDS encoding NAD(P)/FAD-dependent oxidoreductase: protein MAGMEYLFDTGWVPRPENTAPALEGEIRCDVAVIGGGLGGMAAGLRLAERGADVIVLEAGICGWGSSSRNGGHLSDALGGDPRLLKFLYPRRLPSIVRFGEGALEYVDGLIERLGIECDYQRTGNVAMVSSSEREVRSAKKAAEILRAAGSKAQYVDGREFGLPHGFLGGVLEPGGGLVNPGKYTLGVRQALLNSGARVFEHTPVLSVQSSGNGIVIGVPHGRIRAERVLLATNAYSQDLPFAPPRLATPLWVSVAETEPIDPERITDTGWTSGAGFTTNSNVVSNFRPTPHNTIVVGTRQVQPAQGPLGVRAPEPVIVKDLLRGFRDRFPSLRDIAPRRTWGGWVAMTPSFLPVAGQSEPRILYALGCNGYGLTQAPYLGSLLADRLIDGKSHEDLEAVWTNRTWFPPNLPYSPLAVRALWAVDRMSDQLSRRGY, encoded by the coding sequence ATGGCTGGCATGGAGTATCTCTTCGACACCGGCTGGGTGCCACGGCCGGAGAACACAGCCCCCGCACTGGAGGGCGAGATCCGTTGTGATGTAGCGGTTATCGGCGGTGGGCTGGGCGGAATGGCAGCTGGGCTGCGGCTGGCCGAGCGGGGCGCCGATGTCATTGTGTTGGAAGCTGGGATCTGTGGATGGGGATCGAGCTCACGGAACGGCGGGCACCTGTCCGACGCTCTCGGCGGCGATCCACGCCTGTTGAAGTTTCTATATCCGCGTCGGCTTCCCAGCATTGTCCGCTTCGGTGAAGGAGCCTTGGAATACGTCGATGGCCTGATCGAGCGTCTGGGCATCGAGTGTGACTACCAGCGCACCGGCAACGTGGCGATGGTCAGTTCATCGGAGCGCGAGGTACGCAGTGCCAAGAAGGCCGCGGAGATCTTGCGGGCCGCTGGTTCGAAAGCCCAATACGTGGACGGCCGCGAATTCGGCCTGCCGCACGGATTCTTGGGAGGTGTGCTGGAACCGGGCGGCGGCCTGGTCAATCCCGGCAAGTACACCCTCGGGGTGCGGCAGGCGCTTTTGAATTCCGGGGCAAGGGTTTTCGAGCACACGCCGGTGCTCTCGGTGCAGTCCAGCGGAAACGGCATCGTAATCGGTGTCCCCCATGGTCGGATTCGCGCCGAGCGGGTGCTGTTGGCGACCAACGCCTATTCCCAGGACCTACCCTTTGCCCCACCCCGACTTGCCACACCCCTGTGGGTATCGGTAGCCGAGACGGAGCCCATCGATCCCGAGCGCATTACGGACACCGGCTGGACCAGCGGTGCCGGATTCACCACCAACAGCAATGTGGTGTCGAACTTCCGGCCAACCCCCCACAACACCATCGTGGTCGGCACGCGACAGGTGCAGCCCGCACAAGGACCTCTGGGAGTGCGCGCACCTGAACCGGTGATCGTGAAGGATCTGCTGCGCGGTTTCCGCGACCGGTTCCCTTCGCTACGCGATATCGCGCCGCGGCGCACCTGGGGAGGGTGGGTTGCAATGACCCCGTCGTTCCTGCCCGTCGCGGGCCAGTCCGAGCCGCGCATTCTGTACGCACTGGGCTGCAACGGTTACGGATTGACGCAGGCGCCTTACCTGGGCTCGCTGCTGGCCGATCGGCTTATCGACGGCAAGTCGCACGAGGATTTGGAAGCGGTCTGGACAAATCGGACCTGGTTTCCCCCGAATCTGCCGTACAGCCCGCTCGCGGTGCGCGCCCTCTGGGCTGTCGACAGAATGTCGGACCAGCTCAGCCGTCGGGGCTACTGA